From one Candidatus Gastranaerophilales bacterium genomic stretch:
- the yihA gene encoding ribosome biogenesis GTP-binding protein YihA/YsxC yields MKIKNAQFIKSADVLKNCPALNMKEVALLGRSNVGKSSFINKICQRKALAKTSNTPGKTRLMNYFVINDEFAIVDLPGYGYAKVSKTEQEKWRRELESYILNRSELAFVIQFIDGRHDVQNNDLQMREWLDYHGIKTYTVLTKMDYLKQSQAKQTIAEAENILQDKIIPFSIKQPIDSRLWKIFDELT; encoded by the coding sequence ATGAAAATAAAAAACGCTCAATTCATTAAAAGCGCTGATGTGCTAAAAAACTGCCCTGCTCTGAATATGAAAGAAGTTGCGCTTTTAGGGCGTTCCAATGTCGGCAAGTCCTCTTTTATAAACAAAATATGCCAGCGCAAAGCTCTTGCCAAAACCAGTAATACCCCCGGAAAAACAAGGTTAATGAATTATTTTGTTATTAACGATGAATTTGCGATAGTGGATTTGCCCGGTTACGGCTATGCAAAAGTTTCCAAAACAGAGCAGGAAAAATGGCGCAGAGAGCTTGAAAGTTATATTCTTAACCGTAGCGAGCTTGCATTTGTTATCCAGTTTATAGACGGCAGGCATGATGTTCAGAATAACGACCTGCAAATGCGGGAATGGTTAGACTACCATGGGATAAAAACTTATACGGTTTTGACTAAAATGGACTATTTAAAGCAATCACAAGCCAAACAAACTATAGCCGAAGCAGAAAATATTTTGCAGGACAAAATTATCCCGTTTTCTATAAAACAGCCTATAGACAGTCGTTTATGGAAAATTTTTGATGAGTTAACATAG
- the atpC gene encoding ATP synthase F1 subunit epsilon: MEAKKLRLKVITPVGITLEEECDAVYSQGVGGAFGILPGHIPMTTSLDYGVTKYIKNGEEHYLTTLGGIFQVENNEVTILSDAAERGEDIDVAMANAEKERAEAMLTQNLQDDIVMDAAQASLAKALARLKVATKINSKNKYR; encoded by the coding sequence ATGGAAGCTAAAAAATTAAGATTAAAAGTTATTACACCTGTCGGTATAACACTTGAGGAAGAATGTGATGCCGTATATTCTCAAGGGGTAGGCGGAGCTTTCGGAATTTTGCCGGGACATATTCCTATGACAACCTCTCTTGATTATGGTGTAACCAAATATATTAAAAATGGTGAAGAACATTACCTTACAACCCTCGGCGGGATTTTTCAGGTAGAAAACAATGAAGTAACCATCCTGTCTGATGCGGCAGAACGAGGTGAAGATATTGATGTAGCAATGGCTAATGCCGAAAAAGAACGTGCAGAAGCTATGCTTACGCAAAACCTACAAGATGATATCGTTATGGATGCAGCTCAGGCTTCTTTGGCAAAGGCTCTTGCAAGACTTAAAGTAGCGACAAAAATCAACAGCAAAAATAAATACAGATAG
- the atpD gene encoding F0F1 ATP synthase subunit beta, whose protein sequence is MNTVEKVSEGKITQIIGPVVDVAFEDGQLPEIYDALIVKDTAQNGAVVNLTCEVQQLLGENRVRSVAMSSTDGLSRGMKVINTGNPIKVPVGNATLGRILNVLGEPVDEAGEVNAELRLPIHREAPKLVDQNTDTQIFETGIKVIDLLQPYQKGGKIGLFGGAGVGKTVLIMELIHNIAKEHGGVSVFGGVGERTREGNDLWEEMKQSKVIDKVALVYGQMNEPPGARMRVGLSALTVAEYFRDYSKQDVLLFIDNIFRFTQAGSEVSALLGRMPSAVGYQPTLATEMGELQERITSTTDGSITSVQAIYVPADDLTDPAPATTFSHLDASTVLSRQITELGIYPAVDPLASTSRVLDPNVIGEEHYNTAREVQRILQKYKDLQDIIAILGMDELSDEDKMTVNRARRIQKFLSQPFFVAAEFTGSDGRYVKLEDTIRSFKEICEGKYDDLPEQAFYMAGSIDEVVEKARKMEQDAK, encoded by the coding sequence ATGAATACTGTAGAAAAAGTTTCCGAAGGCAAAATAACCCAGATAATCGGGCCTGTAGTAGACGTAGCATTTGAAGACGGGCAATTGCCTGAAATTTATGATGCGCTGATAGTGAAAGATACTGCCCAAAACGGTGCGGTTGTAAATCTTACCTGCGAAGTTCAACAATTATTAGGTGAAAACAGAGTGCGTTCTGTCGCAATGTCAAGTACAGACGGATTATCAAGAGGGATGAAGGTTATAAACACAGGCAACCCTATCAAAGTTCCCGTAGGAAACGCTACATTAGGTCGTATTTTAAACGTATTGGGCGAGCCTGTTGATGAAGCGGGTGAAGTTAATGCAGAATTGAGGCTTCCTATTCACAGAGAAGCACCAAAACTGGTTGACCAAAATACAGATACACAAATTTTTGAAACGGGAATAAAAGTTATAGACTTGCTGCAGCCATACCAAAAAGGCGGTAAAATAGGGCTATTCGGCGGCGCCGGTGTAGGCAAAACCGTACTAATTATGGAGTTAATTCACAATATTGCAAAAGAGCATGGCGGAGTATCCGTATTTGGCGGCGTAGGCGAAAGAACAAGAGAAGGCAACGACCTTTGGGAAGAAATGAAACAGTCCAAGGTTATAGACAAAGTTGCCCTTGTATACGGTCAAATGAATGAGCCTCCGGGAGCAAGGATGCGCGTAGGACTAAGCGCTCTTACCGTTGCAGAATACTTTAGAGATTATTCAAAACAGGACGTATTGTTATTTATTGATAATATCTTCAGATTTACCCAGGCGGGTTCTGAAGTATCTGCGCTTTTAGGCAGAATGCCAAGTGCTGTAGGATACCAACCCACATTGGCAACTGAAATGGGCGAATTACAAGAGCGTATCACAAGTACAACAGACGGTTCCATTACTTCCGTACAGGCAATTTACGTTCCGGCGGATGACTTAACCGACCCGGCTCCTGCTACAACCTTCTCTCACCTTGATGCTTCAACCGTACTTTCAAGACAAATTACGGAACTTGGTATCTACCCCGCGGTTGACCCTCTTGCTTCAACTTCAAGAGTGTTAGACCCCAACGTTATTGGAGAAGAACACTACAATACAGCACGTGAAGTTCAAAGAATTTTGCAAAAATATAAAGACTTGCAGGATATTATCGCTATTCTGGGTATGGATGAACTTTCCGATGAAGATAAAATGACAGTTAACCGTGCAAGAAGAATTCAAAAGTTCTTAAGCCAGCCGTTCTTCGTTGCTGCTGAATTTACCGGTTCTGACGGCAGATATGTTAAACTTGAAGATACTATAAGAAGCTTTAAAGAAATTTGTGAAGGCAAATATGATGACTTACCTGAACAAGCCTTCTATATGGCGGGTTCCATAGATGAAGTCGTAGAAAAAGCCAGAAAAATGGAGCAAGACGCTAAATAA